Proteins from a genomic interval of Watersipora subatra chromosome 10, tzWatSuba1.1, whole genome shotgun sequence:
- the LOC137406452 gene encoding MFS-type transporter SLC18B1-like, with amino-acid sequence MREKRDKTIGFMAAVISFFCCSLTVTFPAPFLPLEGERHGLHESSTGMILGLEPFVQCIASILLGSLITISSASVMRLLIGGTMTLAGASFAFGFLQLIPSKASHLFVSSALFIRVIQAVSAAAIFNSSLTLIADMFPDNSVKMLSINTAIGTVGYIVGPAIGSLLYKLGSFWLVFTFIGGLLMTHTVAMITCCQCSEISFKEKSTSVVHHIPRRKILSKCSMTLSLFILFISAVQWSAVESVLEPELRHTYNLPEEQCALVFLLLSVTFTVSAPLAGRMLSTQPGKSRMKVVICSLLTSAAAFLLAGPSPLLHIAVPRISLLFVSLALIGTANGFTFTPAQDLAFDIRRLNLPDGICETSIRGFISGVWNSIYSLGIAIGMASSGRLTESTGWPCSMTVYAFGSLISAIVLMILQFGGWIEKEVTKTRSEENILKTPQIIDTEE; translated from the exons ATGAGAGAGAAACGTGACAAAACAATTGGGTTCATGGCAGCTGTCATCAGCTTCTTTTGTTGCTCTCTGACTGTCACCTTTCCAGCACCTTTTCTTCCTCTTGAG GGTGAGCGCCATGGACTACATGAGTCCAGTACCGGAATGATTCTTGGATTAGAACCATTTGTCCAGTGCATAGCCTCAATTCTCTTAGGTAGCCTG ATAACTATTTCCAGCGCATCTGTTATGAGGCTTCTCATTGGAGGAACAATGACCTTAGCTGGAGCAAGCTTTGCTTTTGGGTTCCTACAATTAATCCCTTCTAAAGCCAGTCACTTATTTGTGTCATCCGCTCTGTTTATACGAGTTATTCAGGCAGTCAGCGCGGCAGCCATCTTTAATTCTTCCCTCACTTTAATTGCTGACATGTTTCCAGACAACAGCGTAAAAATGCTG AGTATCAACACAGCTATAGGTACAGTCGGATATATTGTGGGACCAGCAATCGGAAGTCTCTTGTATAAG TTGGGAAGCTTTTGGTTAGTCTTCACTTTCATTGGAGGCCTTTTGATGACTCACACTGTGGCCATGATTACATGCTGCCAATGCTCAG AGATCTCATTCAAGGAGAAATCTACCTCTGTCGTTCACCACATTCCTCGGAGAAAGATCCTCTCAAAATGCTCCATGACTCTGTCTctttttattctatttatatcCGCTGTCCAGTGGTCAGCAGTTGAGTCAGTCCTTGAGCCAGAACTGAGACATACC TACAATCTACCAGAAGAACAATGCGCACTTGTCTTTCTTCTTCTGTCTGTTACCTTCACAGTTTCTGCACCTTTAGCAGGGAGAATGCTCAGTACACAG CCGGGCAAATCAAGGATGAAAGTAGTTATCTGCTCCTTACTGACATCAGCAGCTGCGTTTCTATTGGCTGGTCCTTCTCCTCTGCTTCATATAGCTGTGCCAAG AATTTCTCTTCTGTTCGTCAGCTTGGCTTTGATTGGCACAGCCAATGGTTTTACCTTTACCCCAGCCCAGGACCTTGCGTTTGATATAAG GAGACTGAACCTGCCAGATGGGATATGCGAGACATCTATCAGAGGCTTTATTTCTGGAGTATGGAATAGTATATACAGCTTAGG CATTGCTATCGGTATGGCATCCTCGGGACGGTTAACAGAGAGCACTGGCTGGCCATGCTCAATGACTGTTTATGCTTTTGGTAGCCTCATATCGGCTATTGTGCTGATGATTCTACAGTTTGGAGGTTGGATTGAAAAAGAAGTGACTAAAACCCGATCAGAAGAGAACATTCTTAAGACACCTCAGATCATTGACACAGAAGAGTGA
- the LOC137406506 gene encoding adhesion G protein-coupled receptor B2-like, with product MGSLSNLLVFGLLLTGAQRCLGQARFANCREIQECIRYSEHGCNNVGKRQICVRWEDLATCPQLNSLGTGGAATSVEFCEQNRIGITPSSTGVGNTFCATVQGGLSYSFGIVSMQRTINSFDGPIPILGYTNGLAMCSGYNNHCTLAGGRDFILTFMVTACPATTTTAATPTTMTTTTQQGCTCPQWSNWSGCSATCGSTARRTRTRGACTSACSPTPLQSETGLCPGVSTNCPINGGYTQWSQWTTCPVTCGTGSQIRSRSCTMPPPQFGGADCAGGATESRSCILGSCPTTNNKRVCRRQARRGVCRRFRRRQRRRCIARECN from the exons ATGGGGAGTTTAAGTAACTTGCTTGTTTTTG GATTGCTATTGACTGGAGCGCAAAGATGCTTGGGACAAGCAAGAT ttgcAAACTGCCGCGAGATTCAAGAGTGTATTCGGTACAGTGAACATGGATGCAATAATGTTGGTAAAAGACAGATCTGTGTCAGATGGGAGGACCTTGCTACATGCCCTCAACTTAACAGCCTTGGAACCGGCGGAGCAGCCACTAGCGTGGAGTTTTGTGAGCAGAACC GAATTGGTATTACACCTTCTAGCACCGGAGTTGGAAACACTTTCTGTGCTACTGTTCAAGGAGGCTTATCGTATTCATTTGGAATCGTCAGTATGCAAAGAACTATTAACAGCTTCG ATGGACCAATTCCGATCCTTGGCTATACTAATGGTTTGGCCATGTGTTCTGGATATAATAACCATTGCACACTTGCTGGTGGTCGAGACTTCATATTAACATTCATGGTAACTGCTTGCCCAGCCAccactactactgctgctactccAACAACAATGACCACAACAACACAACAAGGATGCACATGTCCACAATGGAGCAACTGGAGTGGGTGCAGTGCTACTTGTGGTTCAACAGCTCGACGAACTAGGACAAGAGGAGCTTGCACTTCTGCTTGCAGTCCAACACCACTTCAAAGTGAAACTGGCCTTTGCCCAGGTGTATCC ACTAACTGTCCCATCAATGGAGGGTACACTCAGTGGTCTCAATGGACTACGTGTCCAGTGACATGTGGAACAGGTTCCCAGATAAGAAGTAGAAGCTGTACAATGCCTCCACCTCAGTTTGGAGGCGCTGACTGCGCTGGTGGAGCTACAGAATCCAGAAGCTGCATACTG GGTAGTTGTCCAACCACTAATAATAAAAGAGTTTGCAGAAGACAAGCTAGAAGAGGTGTTTGCAGAAGGTTTCGACGAAGACAGCGAAGAAGATGCATTGCAAGAGAATGTAACTGA